AAGAGAAATGCCATCCGGAAACGACAATCTTGCCGTGGCCGCCTGTCATCTTTATCTCGGGGAAGCCGGAGTTCGGAAAAAGGTTTCCATAGGAATAAAAAAGAATATCCCCATCGGCGCCGGCCTCGGCGGAGGAAGCTCAAACGCCGCTGCGGTCCTTGTGGGTCTCAACAGGGTTCTCGGGAAATTCACCGACCGGGACCTGCTCCGGATGGCCGCGTCCCTCGGGGCCGATGTACCGTTCTTTGTAAGATCCACCTCTTCGTTTATCGAGGGAGTGGGGGAGAGGGTGGAAATGCTTTCTGATTTCCCCCTTTTTCACTATGTTATCCTTTTTCCCGGAAAAAGCCTCTCGACCCGGGAAGTCTACGAAAACTGGGAGCGCCCGGAGCCCCCGCCCGAGAAAGTCGACCCCGTTTCTCTTGCAGAGCGGTTCCGCGGAGTGGATTTTCCCCTAGAGAACGGCCTTGAGGCCGCGGTGTTTG
Above is a window of Candidatus Dadabacteria bacterium DNA encoding:
- the ispE gene encoding 4-(cytidine 5'-diphospho)-2-C-methyl-D-erythritol kinase, with the protein product MSSVKLLSPAKVNLFLRVLGKRPDGYHELQSIAQPVSLFDEISLSVEPGEGSSLSCSGREMPSGNDNLAVAACHLYLGEAGVRKKVSIGIKKNIPIGAGLGGGSSNAAAVLVGLNRVLGKFTDRDLLRMAASLGADVPFFVRSTSSFIEGVGERVEMLSDFPLFHYVILFPGKSLSTREVYENWERPEPPPEKVDPVSLAERFRGVDFPLENGLEAAVFAVFPEILSLKEIFRSLGARFVLVSGSGSSVFSVFPRRQEAEEIHEYLGTSSEFDVFLASGISGWHFLAD